A window of the Chloroflexota bacterium genome harbors these coding sequences:
- a CDS encoding DUF1679 domain-containing protein — translation MATVAVPASIEDVTPEWLTAALRESGLDVRVASVTAQSIGEGFGVNGMTSRLRVEYAAGDGPPSFVMKLPATMPESKAIGLRLGFYENEIRFYDELAGGVSVNLPRHYYTGMDKERQDYALLLEDMAPATPGDDIASCSLEDAQLIVDELPKLHVPWWNSELLPTLEWLPVGEPNIEAANQRFQETLFPATIEHYGSTLSPTAYRVAEKYSRGLVHIVKQMTAAPYTLTHSDYRLVNMLLGGTGESRQITVLDWQRVALGKGPIDVAFFTVLSLPPETRRAWQWGLVERYHEGLLERGIKGYSLEECQRDYRLCAFAPSRIALAHGSRPRSQLDGDAGVLLQATLMQRAAAAMEDLDMEEFL, via the coding sequence TTGGCGACTGTCGCGGTTCCAGCCAGCATCGAGGATGTGACGCCGGAGTGGCTGACGGCTGCGCTGCGCGAGAGTGGGCTCGACGTGCGGGTGGCCTCGGTGACGGCGCAGAGCATCGGCGAGGGTTTCGGCGTCAACGGGATGACCTCTCGGCTGCGGGTCGAGTACGCAGCGGGCGACGGGCCGCCGTCGTTTGTGATGAAGCTGCCAGCGACGATGCCGGAGAGCAAGGCCATCGGGCTGCGGCTGGGGTTCTACGAGAACGAGATCCGCTTCTACGACGAGCTTGCGGGCGGCGTGTCCGTCAACCTGCCTCGACATTACTACACCGGCATGGACAAGGAGCGGCAGGACTACGCGCTGCTGCTGGAGGACATGGCGCCCGCGACGCCCGGCGACGACATCGCGAGTTGCTCGCTGGAGGATGCGCAGCTCATCGTGGACGAGCTTCCGAAGCTGCATGTGCCGTGGTGGAACAGCGAACTGCTGCCGACGCTCGAGTGGCTGCCTGTCGGCGAGCCGAACATCGAGGCGGCGAACCAGCGGTTCCAGGAGACCCTATTTCCGGCGACGATTGAGCACTACGGCAGTACGCTGTCGCCGACTGCATACCGGGTGGCGGAGAAGTACTCTCGGGGGCTGGTGCACATCGTGAAGCAGATGACAGCGGCCCCGTACACGCTGACGCACAGCGACTACCGGCTGGTGAATATGCTGCTGGGCGGGACGGGGGAAAGCCGACAGATCACGGTGCTCGACTGGCAGCGTGTCGCGCTGGGGAAGGGGCCCATCGACGTGGCCTTCTTCACGGTGCTGAGTTTGCCGCCGGAGACGCGGCGGGCTTGGCAGTGGGGGCTGGTGGAGCGGTACCACGAGGGGCTGCTGGAGCGGGGAATCAAGGGCTACAGCCTGGAGGAGTGCCAGCGCGACTATCGGCTGTGCGCCTTCGCGCCGTCGCGTATCGCGCTGGCGCACGGGTCACGGCCGCGATCGCAGCTCGACGGGGACGCGGGCGTGTTGCTGCAGGCGACGCTGATGCAGCGAGCGGCGGCCGCGATGGAAGATTTGGACATGGAGGAGTTTTTGTAG
- a CDS encoding phosphotransferase: MADVEVPSGLTDITAEWMTEVLRGRGLDVEVASVTPEVGAEGSGVNGITCRLFLEYARGGEGAPASLVVKLPSTSETIKGVAIRQRFYHNEIYFYDDIADRITVNIPRHYYGGIDDERQNFALLMQDMTPAVVGDDIGSCTKEEAVLAVREIPKLHAPWWEHPDLDSFAWLPVGEPNLAVADARFANEVLPGVMRNYGDELSPKVRGIIERYCTNFTETVLSMCTSPRTLTHSDYRLTNMLFGGPPDAREITVVDWQRVAIARGPVDVAFFAVLSLTPELRRAWERELVEQYHDALMAEGVKGYSLEACWRDYRLCAIGPSRITLSFSARPREDMGGAHLLALQQTLISRVSAAMEDLDMEEFV, from the coding sequence ATGGCAGACGTGGAGGTTCCATCCGGACTTACAGACATAACAGCTGAGTGGATGACGGAGGTGCTGCGCGGGCGCGGGCTTGACGTGGAGGTCGCGTCCGTGACGCCGGAGGTGGGCGCGGAAGGCTCGGGGGTGAACGGCATCACCTGCCGGTTGTTCCTGGAGTACGCGCGTGGCGGCGAGGGCGCGCCGGCGTCGCTCGTGGTGAAGCTGCCGTCGACGTCGGAGACCATCAAGGGGGTCGCGATCCGGCAGCGGTTCTACCACAACGAAATCTACTTCTACGACGACATCGCGGACAGGATCACGGTCAACATCCCGCGGCACTACTACGGAGGCATCGACGACGAGCGGCAGAACTTCGCGCTGCTGATGCAGGACATGACGCCTGCCGTCGTGGGGGACGACATCGGGAGCTGCACCAAGGAAGAGGCGGTGCTGGCGGTGCGGGAGATCCCCAAGCTGCACGCGCCGTGGTGGGAGCACCCGGACCTCGACAGCTTCGCGTGGCTGCCCGTCGGGGAGCCGAACCTGGCCGTGGCCGACGCCCGGTTCGCGAACGAGGTGCTGCCGGGGGTGATGCGCAACTACGGCGACGAGCTTTCGCCGAAGGTGCGGGGTATCATCGAGCGGTACTGCACCAACTTCACCGAGACCGTTCTGAGCATGTGCACGAGCCCCAGGACGCTGACGCACAGCGACTACCGGCTGACGAACATGCTGTTCGGCGGGCCGCCGGACGCGCGGGAGATCACGGTGGTCGACTGGCAGCGGGTGGCGATTGCTCGCGGGCCGGTGGACGTGGCGTTCTTCGCGGTGCTGAGCCTGACGCCGGAGCTGCGGCGGGCGTGGGAGCGGGAGCTGGTGGAGCAGTACCACGACGCGCTGATGGCGGAGGGCGTGAAAGGGTACTCGCTGGAGGCGTGCTGGCGGGACTACCGGCTGTGCGCCATCGGGCCGTCGCGGATCACGCTGTCGTTCTCGGCGCGGCCGCGGGAGGACATGGGCGGCGCGCACCTGCTCGCGCTGCAGCAGACGCTGATCTCGCGCGTGTCGGCGGCGATGGAGGACCTGGACATGGAGGAGTTTGTGTAG